CACGTTAGCTAAAGCTGCCTAATAGCTCATTCAAGCAAAATTGAATTACCAGTAACATGATTTCTTATTAACTTGACTTGACACAGTAAACCAATAAAAGTATGTTTTTTGTCAGATTAGCATGGACCAAGGagtattatatatttattactcGATCAGCTATTGAACTTGAAAAAATTAGCATTTGATGGGTGCAATAATAGAGTGTCATCAAATAGGTACCATCTAAACAAGATCAATCCATTCAATAGACTCATGATACACCAATTTTATATTTGACAAGTAAGACACCTCTTTTTACTAGAAAAGGTGCCGAAATATGACTTATTGAACCATAAAGTTCTGCTATCTCGCAGTTTGGTTGGCTTGGGATGTAACAAGcagaaaatttaatttatccCTTCCATTTGCAGATCTAAAAGATCATGAAAGGCTCATGGACTTGGGCTACTTGCAACCAAGCAATAAGGTTGAGTAGAAACTTCaataaagttaaaatatttcCCAATTGAGTAAAAACCTACTTCTCATTGATTTCactataaaataaaaacactcAAGACCTAAATAGCAGCTAAGTTCAAATGAAATTATTTGGGGGAAAATTCTCAAAGAGAATCAAGTCAACAATTATGTGCATGTCACCACAATCCAAAAATACTATTGAGCAAAAGGAGCATGAGAAAAAGGGTCTGGTTAATAAGTGCTCCTAGGGCACTAGTTAAGTTAGCTAAAGGcggaaatttcaatttcttagacaacttgaaaatgaagaagcatACTTCTTAAGAAAGTTGCTTCaagtaataaattttaaattctcgAAGCATATTTAATAAGGCTTAACAAGTGCCCAAAGGACGCAATTTAACATGTCCCccccccctcccaaaaaaaaaaaaaaaaagaaaaagaaaaaagagagagagtgagaagaaacaaaatgtGAACCACAACAAACAAATTATTTGTGACTGTAAGTATCAAATAGACTAGAAAGGCACAAGATAAGATTTGGAATAAGAACTATTTTTGCACGCAAAGTAACAAGTGTCACAGTATCTCTTATCATACACAGAAATTTAATGCCCATAGACTCTCACATGTTACTCTCCGAATGGGCTCAAATAAAGCATTATACCCTGTATGATTGTTTCCGAGTGAAGTAACAAATTTTATGTCACAATTTACTTTAAGGCTTCTGAGTATGCAAAGAATGCCAAGTTATTGATGAGAGCAGATAAAAAATGTTATCACAATCTAGATGCCATATCACAGCAATAAGTCTGAAAGTGACAGGGAATTTAGGATTTTAAAGAAATATCATAGAAAATGCTAGCTACTGAAAGGAATTCTTTAAAAGAACTAAACTTGAGAGATAGGGAGGGAAAAAGGGACAAAACGTTGAAAACAACTAATATTCTTCAACCTGCAGAAGAGCAATATGGATATAGCCAGCTGTTTGGAATTAGCAATTCTTCAACCCCTCAAACAGTGGCTAGCTGTGATGCAGTTCTCACCATAAATTGATCTCAAGCATAACAAggtatagaaaagaaaatgcgaAAGCCTTAGGACATCTAAAACAACTTTTTACAATCTACTGTCCAGAATGAACTCTGGATGGAATTGATCAAGAAGTTGCACGTAGGTGATTCTCTGACAACCGCATTGAACAACCTAACTCTACAGTATCACATACAAGCGCTAGCAGCATGtgagtatatatataaaatttcgGAACAAAGCCCTCTAGCAATAAAGACCTATGAGGTAGCAGGGAAAATGGAAGGGAGAGGGATTTATTGCTTCTGTATGGCCTTCAGATACCCTCATGTTGGAGgctatttcattaaaaaataaatgcagaaAAGAGAAGTTATGGTGAGTCTAAGATGCACCATCACACAGGCTCTCCATAAGTTAATGTTTTAGTTAAGCAGCCATATTATTCAATCTAATGTGAAATGCCACAAGTTATTCTCTAGACTTATCTTACTGCTTTTGCAGCAACTTCGCCACCTGACAAGTCAAGCAAAACACCAATctaaggaaagaaacaaaaaactaaGCAGTTCTTTTCTTACCTTCCCATGGTACTGTATGCTTTTGAAAGGTTCTGACAGGCTTCAATTGAATCGGCATGATGTGGACCAAGCGCAACATCCATAATGTCCTTTGCAACAGCAAACATCTGTGCAGCTGATTGTGGTCTATCTAGCTCCAAATATGCGGCTCCCAGATTGTTATAAATATAACCTACTCCAAAATGTTTTGAACCAAAGCTTCCTTCCAACCTTTCTGCTGCACTCTCCAAGTAAGGAATTGCCTGTTGTACTTTCCCTGTCAGCAACAGCAACCATCCTATCCTTGCAGAAACACTTCCCTCGGAATGTTGCTCCTGCGGAAGTTTCTCCAGTAAAGCGAGAGCTCTCTTTAGTAATGAGATTGCCGTTTCAAATTCGTTCATGGTCTCATACTGCATAGATATTTCGGAGTATGCTTCTGCAACTTCTATTGGAGACACTGCCTCTTTCTTATCAAGAATCCCACAAGCAAGCTCCAAGCACCTCTTCGCATCTGCAAGCTTCTGTTGATCACCCAGTGCTTTCCCCATTGATATGAACACCAAAGCCCTAGTCTGACTatctttttctgtcttttggACGGCATCCCTCAGAGTATTAATAGCTTGATCGGTCTTTCCCAGTGCAACCTGCATATTCGCAGCATCAATCTCAGCACGGAGCAAATCAGAATTGAGGCCCCAGCTCTTCAAAACCTTCTGCGAAAGCTCATTCTGCTCCAGTGCCTTGTCATGCTGCTCCAACCCACTATATATCACACCAAGAAGTCTCCTATCGTGCGCAACCTCCACCGAATTATTACCTAGATGATTTGTGTGTATCTCGAGAGCCTTCAAACCAAATGGCAGAGCCTCTTTAAAGTTGAGAACAGCAACATAAGCTTCCGCAACGTCCCGATTTGCTTTACCCAACTCCACACTATCCTCCTCAAAAGTCGCCTCCTTAATCTCCAGACACTTCCTAAGGTCCCTAATAgcttcctctctccttcccatCGCCGTCTTCACGTTCGCCAACTCAAGAAGCACCGCGTGCTGCACGGGTCTAATGTCCTCCACTCCAGACCCCTCTTCCCCCAGCCTAGCCAACATCCTGTTAGATCTATTCAAGTACCCCAAACTATCACTAAACCTCTTCAACATGTAATTAGCAGAACCCATCAGCTGCAGAGCCATGGCAACCACCAAACTGGGCTCACCATCCCTATCCAACCCCTTCAGAGCCCTGTCCGCGAAATGCAGAATCTTGTTGGGGTCCCCGCCTTCCTGATCGAGCTTGAGGCCGATCTTGAGGGACGCCAAGCCGAGCCCCTTCTCGTCGAAGGAGGATTCCATCTTCTTGAACGCGCCCATCATCTCGTCCAGCGTGCCCGCGGCCTCGAATGCCTCCTCAAGCTGCGACCTTTCTCGGATTTTCCGCTGCCGCGAGGGGACAGGAGCGGGTTTCTCGACGAGGGTATCGAGGTTTCTCGACGCGGGCGCCAAGAACTCGTGCGGCTTGAGTAGTAGTAACCCGTGGGGGGACCTGGAGCAGGGGTTACTGGAGGCGAATGGGGAGATGATGGTTTGGGGCTTTGGCGTCTGCAGTGCGCGAGGAGGTATGCGGAAGCTCTTCTCATGGCGAACGGATTCTATTGATCTCGCTGGGAGATGGCTTGAGTTTTTCTGTGTTGGCAGGGGGCAGCGACGGAGCTTTGCATAAACCCTTGCAGAACCCTCGGACAGCCAGGATTTCTGCCAGGAAAAACCAAAGAGAAAATGGGGTAAAGGTTTGTCTGCTGTTCCAGTTGACTTCCGTCTAATGGAAAACTGAAGCATAGAGGAAATGTTTTGCTTGTACTCTCTTTATTTGAATTAAGTAAATCCAAGGGGTTTGGCCAGGAAAGTaccaatttttgaatttatttcattgttattaattcagtcatatttttttaattgaactaatttaattttaaaacttttcatattggtattaattcaatttatccAATCAATATAGACTAAAAATTACCGACGTTAATGTCGGCCAATTTATATGACCTTATTAGTGTTgatgttaaattttttattaatttttttttttttttggcatgacCTATGCCcgtggaagaaaaagaaagagaaattttaaaaatattaaaaatttatatgaaCAAATGTTGACATCAGTGCTAATCGTGTCATGTAGTTAGATTAGTGTccatattagcaattttcaacctaaattgatcaaatagactcaattaataccaatgtgaaaataattatgattgaattaatcaaattaaaatgtttatgaattAATTGGTATCGATTTTATAGGTTTGAATttacttttgtatttttttttacatcgGTTCATGGAGAGAGTAAAATCGAAAAAACTCTAATTGTATCATCATGATCAATTTTTTCTTATCGAAATATTTATCTTTTCGAAATGATGGAcgtaaaataaaatgaaagagttACCAAATATTGACTCCATCAAAACTGGCCTGGCCACCGGCCCACCGAGCCTTGTCAGCTCGGGCACGGCGCGGCTTAAAAGGTGCCGTGTTAGTAGATATGATCTGTCGGTCGTCGGCCTTGGCTCGATTAAAcctggcccaagcccattatCAGTATGGGCCCATCCTTATTTTAGTTTTCTGAGCTTGGGCCTCCAAAACTGAGCAGTCACTCTTTAGGCCCAAAAACTAATAATCGCCCCTAATCCTCAATCTTCGGTCACGTAGTACTTTGTAACACTTGATAAAGCCGTaatcaattttagttttttttttctctaagtaTCATACCGGAGAACTGCAACGACAATCGTTTTTTTATCATGTCAACTCAGTCTAGACTTTCCCGTGAAATTATCGCGAGAGCCATGTGGTGAGTTCCGCAATACATTTACACGTCGGCTCCGACCCAAACAACAAGTCAAATTCAATAATAACAATGAAACCTAATAGCCTCGTGATGGGAGCAATTGCAGGGGTGAATACCACAGGTTAGTTCTCATGAGATGATTCCCCAAATGAAACCCTTGACCCTAGAGGAATCCCCCAAACGAATATTGCAACAACTTTACAGAAGAGAATGCTCAATCTGGAGGATGATGTTGCTTGAGATCGATGCTAATGGTGTCAAAGAGGTTGTTGGCACAGTACATGACCACCAATTATTGAGCAAATCCTCTGAGTAGGAGAGGCCACTTGAAGAAGCACATAACAGGACATGATGTCAAGATATATGTGGCTAGAGAGAGCTCTTCAAGTACAATGCCATAACGAAAAGATTTTTTAAGGATAATAAGTAGAGAATCTAAAAAATAATCGTTTATATCATTTAGaataatgaatgaataaaaagtaTCATCGTctttatgaaaatataatcggtaattaaaatattttattgactaataatttcaagcgatacaatcaattatttttaagaaaatatttttcaaatcattcaatttctgcaaaataaatgaagtgtaaatagttgaaaatattttaaaatgccTGAATCCTAAAAATATATCCCCctattaaaagatattttttaaaaaaaaaattaaacttatttttctcctttttatttaccCTTTTTCCAAGGAAAAATATAAACCACGGGACATCGGGCGCCCGCCATCCGGTCCTCCAAACACACCCCGTCCCCTACTCAAAGGACACGACCAACCCTGTGTCCAAACAGACCCCCTCAAAAGCGCGGGACGCAACGGGCAAATCTCGcgggaaatccgacgtggcgcCCCGCCACCTCAGCCTCCACGTCATCCCTCCCGCCAAAAAGCCCTAGCATATACACTCTCCCCCGCGATCTTcctccgccaccaccaccaccaccaccaccatcctCCGCCCcaatctcctcctctctcgatCGTCGGAGAAAATGGAGTCTCCCGATTCACCGCCCTCCTCCATCGCCTTCAGATCCAAGAAGCCCTTCTCCTCCGCCTCGAGAAAGGCCCGATCTTGcgacgccggcggcggcggcggagccgGAGCCGACGGCATCTTGAGCTCCAAGACCCCGGAGAAGCCGTCCCGCCTCCCGGCCGAGTCCGGAACCGCGGCGTCGCGCTCTCGATCAGGGACGTGAGGCGGGTCGCCGAGAGCCTCCGCGGGTCGTCCAATCGGGACCCGCCGGCGGGCCGCGAGGCCGGGTCGTCGGCGCGCAAGCAGATCTTCGCCGACGAGGGCCCTGCTCGGAAGCCGAAGAGAGCTGCTGCTGGGTCGACTAAGTTGCCGGAGAAGTAAGTGGGTTTTGTCTTTGTGTGCGCGTAATTTTGGGTTGTGGATGATCGTAGGATTGTGTTGAATGGGTTGTTGATTTGTTTAGGTACGAGGTGTTGGGGCAGTTCTTCGATGGCTTGGATAGTGCGGTCAGGCTGTTGAAATTGAAGGGATCGCTGTCGACGTTCACGAATGTCTGCCCCAAAATCGAGTGCCTGACAGACAGGTATGTCTTTGAGGAAGAACTGATTTCGCATTTGATTTCTGTGGAATTAGAATTTCTTCACCTGGGGTAGCGAAGCTGAAGCTGGACCGTAGTACTTGTTACATTGAACTCGATTATGATCATTTTGCGGTTTGTATTGTCTATATAAGGTGCAAATCTACATAATTCATTAGGCGCAATGAAAAATTAGCAAACTTTGACGAATTCCTGGGTTTGGTAATTTATCCTATCCGTTGATTATACGATGCTACTTGAACTATGAAGAGGGAAGGGATTTTAGGATGGAAGTGATGAATTGGGTTTTCGGAATGTTGGTCCCTGCTAGTTTTTCAGCTACGGTGAACTAGAAACTGAAGTGAAATGACTCAGATATCGCAGTCTTTATTGTCTCCCACGATACTTGATGATGCTTATATATTAGCTGATGAGAATCAGTAGCTATAGATTTGTTGTTCCTGATTCTCTTCTGATGCTTTCAGGAGGTTCACTCATAAACACCTGTCTCAGTTGAAGTATATCTTACCTGAGGCAATTGAGATAAAGAAGGTGCTCACGTTCGATGAGCAAACCAGTTGCATGAAGCCGAATCTCTGCATAAGTCTGAATGCTGACGCAATTCAAAAAGATGGGGAGACGAGCTTGGACAATAGCAAGATCAATTTACGAAAGCTCTTCCGTGCTCGGCTCTCGGAATTTGTTAGCGCCCATCCTGAGGTACTTTGGAAGGCGTCATTTATGTATATTCACTGCACTTTGCTGTTAGTTGAAGTACCATTTGGTAATTCGATAGACTGATGATCTGTTCTGTCAAGCATTCTTTTAGTTCGCATATTAGTTGCATGTAATTGACACTTTCCGCTTCAGGGTAGTTACATTATTTTGATGGGATTGCCGCTACGTGTTCATAACATTGTTTTCTTGAATCAGGGAGATGAAGTTCCAGAGGAACCACTTCCAGAACCTTTCAATCGCTCACAAGATAGAATCTCAAATGAGATATTGCGGTCCAATGCCTCTTTGCCTGTGGAAGC
The sequence above is drawn from the Eucalyptus grandis isolate ANBG69807.140 chromosome 11, ASM1654582v1, whole genome shotgun sequence genome and encodes:
- the LOC104426580 gene encoding protein KINESIN LIGHT CHAIN-RELATED 1; amino-acid sequence: MLQFSIRRKSTGTADKPLPHFLFGFSWQKSWLSEGSARVYAKLRRCPLPTQKNSSHLPARSIESVRHEKSFRIPPRALQTPKPQTIISPFASSNPCSRSPHGLLLLKPHEFLAPASRNLDTLVEKPAPVPSRQRKIRERSQLEEAFEAAGTLDEMMGAFKKMESSFDEKGLGLASLKIGLKLDQEGGDPNKILHFADRALKGLDRDGEPSLVVAMALQLMGSANYMLKRFSDSLGYLNRSNRMLARLGEEGSGVEDIRPVQHAVLLELANVKTAMGRREEAIRDLRKCLEIKEATFEEDSVELGKANRDVAEAYVAVLNFKEALPFGLKALEIHTNHLGNNSVEVAHDRRLLGVIYSGLEQHDKALEQNELSQKVLKSWGLNSDLLRAEIDAANMQVALGKTDQAINTLRDAVQKTEKDSQTRALVFISMGKALGDQQKLADAKRCLELACGILDKKEAVSPIEVAEAYSEISMQYETMNEFETAISLLKRALALLEKLPQEQHSEGSVSARIGWLLLLTGKVQQAIPYLESAAERLEGSFGSKHFGVGYIYNNLGAAYLELDRPQSAAQMFAVAKDIMDVALGPHHADSIEACQNLSKAYSTMGSYALAIEFQQQVVDAWDNHGASAEDELREARSHLEQLKKKAHGALSDELSRKPLPLPQIDSSRSQTN
- the LOC104426581 gene encoding CDT1-like protein a, chloroplastic yields the protein MKPNSLVMGAIAGVNTTDPLKSAGRNGQISREIRRGAPPPQPPRHPSRQKALAYTLSPAIFLRHHHHHHHHPPPQSPPLSIVGENGVSRFTALLHRLQIQEALLLRLEKGPILRRRRRRRSRSRRHLELQDPGEAVPPPGRVRNRGVALSIRDVRRVAESLRGSSNRDPPAGREAGSSARKQIFADEGPARKPKRAAAGSTKLPEKYEVLGQFFDGLDSAVRLLKLKGSLSTFTNVCPKIECLTDRRFTHKHLSQLKYILPEAIEIKKVLTFDEQTSCMKPNLCISLNADAIQKDGETSLDNSKINLRKLFRARLSEFVSAHPEGDEVPEEPLPEPFNRSQDRISNEILRSNASLPVEASTEDPVGLQPAVASHLSGSFRRRFSQKVESNTSGNTIQTVSEVSLGPASLSVPESHQDEISNDEEAGSSEPHEDKLASQMSSKEHLADSAAPVVCPPSNNIATPRKAIDLLKTADSPQKISSLESTPTKLASTPAKLASTPARLMAATPQLQPPKRSFMSPEDDCASSPHKLIRRPPRTRSLKFDTPVKDTLVEDEARKNDSVSSDDDIFDILPQDLLQKIRDREKKAMEDKDPAISRAKRRREILTALPQLFNMMHFLFKSTKRSVMTREELIYQIIKSRFDMIDRREVEEQLDLMKELVPEWISEKAASTGDRLFSINKMSDPDSIRQQLAEAK